From Candidatus Manganitrophaceae bacterium, one genomic window encodes:
- a CDS encoding transcriptional repressor, with protein MQKERIKFSHAEIEKQLIAAGVQPTAQRIAICQYILSEADHPTAEEIKKWADRHFPKMSMATVYNTLKILVDAEILQEFKFPHSDAAVYDCNTAVHYHFLDEKTGALHDVEPESINLTVKLKKEFTVKGIQILLRGTKK; from the coding sequence ATGCAGAAGGAACGAATCAAATTCAGTCACGCCGAAATCGAAAAACAATTGATCGCCGCGGGGGTCCAACCGACGGCGCAGCGGATTGCGATCTGCCAATATATTCTTTCTGAAGCCGATCATCCGACCGCGGAAGAGATTAAAAAATGGGCCGATCGTCATTTCCCGAAAATGAGCATGGCCACCGTCTATAACACCCTCAAAATATTGGTCGATGCGGAGATTTTGCAAGAGTTTAAATTTCCCCACTCCGATGCTGCGGTTTATGATTGCAATACGGCCGTTCATTACCATTTTCTGGATGAAAAAACCGGAGCGTTGCACGATGTCGAGCCGGAATCGATCAATCTGACGGTTAAATTAAAAAAAGAATTCACAGTCAAAGGCATTCAGATTCTACTGCGGGGCAC